One genomic segment of Anaerolineae bacterium includes these proteins:
- a CDS encoding ABC transporter permease codes for MVNYILRRLFISFFLLIGVGLVSWVVIQLPPGDFATTYETFLMNQGGMTQEEAEAAANRLRAQLGLDQPQWLQFLNWMKGILTEGKFGYSFAYRRDVGELIAERLGYTLLLALAAHLISTFVGIFAGIYVAQRKYSLADNIASVIAFVLASVPRFWIALVIIYTLVFTFNQHHVTSFFSPEYALAPWSWAKVWDFIKHVWPVVFIAGLGGVARNMRVMRGNLLDVLELQYVTTARAKGLEERRVINRHAVPNALHPILAYQGTVLPYMLQGELEAAIVIGIPTLGPLFYQSLVNQDIYISGGLLFIYAVLIILGNLISDISLAFLDPRIRYS; via the coding sequence ATGGTTAATTATATTTTGCGCAGACTGTTTATCTCTTTCTTCCTATTAATTGGAGTGGGCCTGGTCTCCTGGGTTGTCATCCAACTGCCCCCCGGAGACTTCGCGACCACGTATGAGACGTTTCTGATGAATCAGGGCGGGATGACGCAGGAGGAGGCAGAAGCAGCCGCTAACCGGCTGCGCGCCCAGCTTGGGCTTGATCAGCCTCAATGGCTGCAGTTCCTGAATTGGATGAAGGGGATATTGACCGAGGGCAAATTCGGCTATTCCTTCGCCTATCGTCGAGATGTGGGAGAGCTGATCGCCGAACGGCTGGGCTATACGTTGCTGTTGGCGCTGGCTGCGCACTTGATTTCGACATTCGTGGGCATCTTTGCCGGAATCTATGTAGCGCAACGCAAATACAGTTTAGCGGATAACATCGCCTCAGTGATCGCCTTTGTGCTGGCCTCCGTGCCGCGCTTCTGGATCGCTCTGGTTATCATTTACACCCTTGTGTTCACTTTCAACCAGCATCACGTCACCTCCTTTTTCTCGCCGGAATATGCGCTGGCGCCCTGGTCTTGGGCAAAGGTGTGGGACTTTATCAAGCACGTATGGCCGGTAGTATTTATCGCCGGCCTGGGTGGCGTGGCCCGCAACATGCGCGTCATGCGTGGCAATTTATTGGATGTTCTGGAGCTCCAGTATGTCACCACGGCTCGCGCCAAAGGGCTGGAGGAACGCCGAGTCATCAACCGCCACGCTGTACCCAACGCTCTGCATCCGATCTTGGCATATCAAGGCACTGTTCTTCCCTATATGCTCCAAGGCGAGCTAGAGGCGGCTATTGTGATAGGGATCCCAACCCTAGGCCCACTTTTTTACCAATCCCTAGTGAACCAGGACATATACATCTCCGGCGGCTTGTTGTTCATTTACGCGGTGCTGATCATCCTCGGGAACCTGATCTCCGACATATCACTGGCGTTCCTCGATCCGCGTATCCGTTACAGTTAG